From one Streptomyces sp. ICC1 genomic stretch:
- the der gene encoding ribosome biogenesis GTPase Der, with product MNDQQDHGALGDAEYAEFMELAAEEGFDVEDVEGAILEAGHGPLPVLAVVGRPNVGKSTLVNRIIGRREAVVEDKPGVTRDRVTYEAEWAGRRFKVVDTGGWEQDVLGIDASVAAQAEYAIEACDAVVFVVDAKVGATDTDEAVVRLLRRAGKPVVLCANKVDGQSGESDAASLWSLGLGYPHPVSSLHGRGTGDMLDAVLEALPEAPEQTFGTAVGGPRRIALIGRPNVGKSSLLNKVAREDRVVVNEMAGTTRDPVDELIQLGGVVWKFIDTAGIRKKVHLQQGADYYASLRTAAAVEKAEVAVILIDTTENISVQDQRIITMAVEAGRAIVIAYNKWDELDEERRYYLEREIETEMQQVAWAPRVNVSALTGRHMEKLVPAIEAALEGWETRIPTGRLNAFLGEVVAAHPHPIRGGKQPRILFGTQAGSKPPRFVLFASGFLEHGYRRFIERRLREEFGFEGTPIHISVRVREKRGAQHKRKM from the coding sequence ATGAACGACCAGCAAGACCACGGAGCACTTGGCGATGCCGAGTACGCGGAGTTCATGGAGCTCGCCGCGGAAGAGGGCTTCGACGTAGAGGATGTCGAAGGCGCGATCCTGGAAGCCGGCCACGGCCCGCTGCCCGTTCTCGCCGTCGTCGGCCGCCCGAACGTCGGCAAGTCGACCCTGGTGAACCGGATCATCGGCCGCCGCGAGGCGGTCGTCGAGGACAAGCCCGGCGTCACCCGCGACCGCGTCACCTACGAGGCCGAGTGGGCCGGCCGCCGCTTCAAGGTCGTCGACACCGGCGGCTGGGAGCAGGACGTCCTCGGCATCGACGCCTCCGTCGCCGCCCAGGCCGAATACGCCATCGAGGCCTGCGACGCCGTCGTCTTCGTCGTCGACGCCAAGGTCGGCGCCACCGACACCGACGAGGCCGTCGTCCGGCTGCTGCGCCGGGCCGGCAAGCCGGTCGTGCTGTGCGCCAACAAGGTCGACGGCCAGAGCGGCGAGTCCGACGCGGCCTCGCTGTGGTCCCTGGGCCTCGGCTACCCGCACCCGGTCTCCTCGCTGCACGGCCGCGGCACCGGCGACATGCTCGACGCCGTCCTGGAGGCCCTCCCGGAGGCGCCCGAGCAGACCTTCGGCACCGCCGTCGGCGGTCCGCGCCGGATCGCGCTCATCGGCCGCCCGAACGTCGGCAAGTCCTCCCTCCTGAACAAGGTCGCCAGGGAGGACCGCGTCGTCGTCAACGAGATGGCCGGCACCACCCGCGACCCGGTCGACGAGCTGATCCAGCTCGGCGGGGTCGTCTGGAAGTTCATCGACACCGCGGGCATCCGCAAGAAGGTGCACCTCCAGCAGGGCGCCGACTACTACGCCTCGCTGCGTACGGCCGCCGCCGTGGAGAAGGCGGAGGTCGCGGTCATCCTGATCGACACGACCGAGAACATCTCCGTCCAGGACCAGCGCATCATCACCATGGCCGTCGAGGCGGGCCGCGCGATCGTGATCGCGTACAACAAGTGGGACGAGCTCGACGAGGAGCGCCGCTACTACCTCGAGCGCGAGATCGAGACCGAGATGCAGCAGGTCGCCTGGGCGCCCCGGGTGAACGTCTCGGCGCTCACCGGCCGCCACATGGAGAAGCTGGTCCCGGCGATCGAGGCGGCCCTGGAGGGCTGGGAGACGCGCATCCCGACCGGTCGGCTGAACGCCTTCCTCGGCGAGGTCGTCGCGGCGCACCCGCACCCGATCCGCGGCGGAAAGCAGCCCCGCATCCTGTTCGGCACCCAGGCGGGCAGCAAGCCGCCGCGGTTCGTCCTCTTCGCCTCGGGCTTCCTGGAGCACGGCTACCGGCGCTTCATCGAGCGCCGCCTGCGCGAGGAGTTCGGCTTCGAGGGAACCCCGATCCACATCTCGGTCCGGGTCCGCGAGAAGCGCGGCGCGCAGCACAAGCGCAAGATGTAG
- a CDS encoding TetR/AcrR family transcriptional regulator, which yields MTGAADEGPRRVGRPRAAPLRPDSGRPPREELLYAAAELFTVKGYAATTTRAVAERAGMRQATMYHYFGGKEELLAELLESTVAPSLALARRLLLEADRPATRRLWELCRSDVLLLCAGPYNLGALYLLPEVGGDRFAHFRLMRLELKDAYAELLDGTCVAAELAGDRAALALRNDLVFGLIEGVMLIHRCDPARPVAAFAEATADAALRVAGIAEIAGP from the coding sequence ATGACTGGGGCAGCGGACGAAGGGCCGAGACGGGTCGGTCGGCCACGCGCCGCCCCGTTGCGGCCGGACAGCGGCCGGCCGCCGCGCGAGGAACTCCTCTACGCGGCGGCCGAGCTTTTCACGGTGAAGGGGTACGCGGCCACCACCACGCGGGCGGTGGCCGAACGGGCCGGGATGCGCCAGGCCACGATGTACCACTACTTCGGCGGCAAGGAGGAACTCCTCGCCGAACTCCTGGAGTCCACGGTCGCGCCCTCCCTCGCACTGGCCCGCCGGCTGCTCCTGGAAGCGGACCGGCCCGCCACCCGCCGGCTGTGGGAACTGTGCCGCTCCGACGTGCTGTTGCTGTGCGCAGGCCCGTACAACCTGGGCGCGCTCTACCTGTTGCCCGAGGTCGGCGGGGACCGCTTCGCCCACTTCCGCCTGATGCGCCTCGAACTCAAGGACGCCTACGCCGAGTTGCTCGACGGGACCTGCGTCGCGGCCGAACTCGCCGGAGACCGGGCCGCCCTGGCGCTCCGCAACGACCTGGTCTTCGGGCTCATCGAAGGCGTCATGCTCATCCACCGCTGCGATCCGGCCCGCCCCGTGGCCGCCTTCGCGGAAGCCACCGCCGACGCGGCGCTGCGCGTCGCGGGGATCGCGGAGATCGCGGGCCCCTAG
- a CDS encoding DEAD/DEAH box helicase, giving the protein MTEELSPAERYAAARIRAAEEATALAPFREMYEFDLDPYQIEACKALEGGKGVLVAAPTGSGKTIVGEFAVHLALRQGRKCFYTTPIKALSNQKYADLAKRYGADKVGLLTGDNSVNSDAPVVVMTTEVLRNMLYAGSQALTGLGYVVMDEVHYLSDRFRGAVWEEVIIHLPESVTLVSLSATVSNAEEFGDWLDTVRGDTEVIVSEERPVPLWQHVMAGRRIYDLFEEGSDHGGRGSARREVNPDLLRMAREENTSRYNPKDRRRGKMVREADRERERRSRGRIWTPSRPEVIARLDGDGLLPAINFIFSRAGCEAAVQQCLYAGLRLNEDSARLKVREIVEERTASIPAEDLHVLGYYEWLEGLERGIAAHHAGMLPTFKEVVEELFVRGLVKAVFATETLALGINMPARTVILEKLVKWNGEQHADITPGEYTQLTGRAGRRGIDVEGHAVVLWQRGMDPAALAGLAGTRTYPLRSSFKPSYNMAVNLVQQFGRHRSRELLETSFAQFQADRSVVGISRQVQRNEEGLEGYREGMTCHLGNFEEYARLRRDLKDRENDLAKQGAAQRRVQAASSLEKLKPGDIIHVPTGKFAGLALVLDPGVPAGRSNGYRGHEYTEGPRPLVLTVERQVKRLAAIDFPVPVEAIERMRIPKTFNAKSPQSRRDLASQLRTKAGHLTVERHSRGRAAAADDREIARLRTELRAHPCHGCDEREDHARWAERHHRLQRDTEQLERRIEGRTNTIARTFDRIHALLTELDYLREGEVTPHGRRLARLYGELDLLASECLRAGVWEGLSPAELAACVSALVFEARQSDDAVAPKVPGGAAKVALGEMVRIWGRLDALEEEHGINQAEGVGQREPDLGFAWAAYQWASDRGLDEVLREAEMPAGDFVRWCKQVIDVLGQVAAAAPSSAAPPSSEGGSSVARNARKAVDALLRGVVAYSSVG; this is encoded by the coding sequence ATGACCGAAGAACTCTCTCCCGCCGAGCGGTACGCCGCTGCCCGGATCCGCGCCGCCGAAGAGGCCACCGCCCTGGCGCCGTTCCGCGAGATGTACGAATTCGACCTGGATCCGTACCAGATCGAGGCCTGCAAGGCACTGGAGGGCGGCAAGGGCGTCCTGGTGGCCGCCCCGACCGGCTCGGGCAAGACGATCGTCGGCGAGTTCGCCGTGCACCTGGCGCTCCGACAGGGCCGAAAGTGCTTCTACACGACGCCCATCAAGGCCCTTTCGAACCAGAAGTACGCCGACCTCGCCAAGCGCTACGGCGCCGACAAGGTCGGCTTGCTCACCGGTGACAACAGCGTCAACTCCGATGCTCCCGTGGTCGTGATGACCACCGAGGTGCTCCGCAACATGCTGTACGCGGGCTCGCAGGCGCTGACGGGCCTGGGCTACGTCGTGATGGACGAGGTCCACTACCTCTCCGACCGGTTCCGCGGAGCCGTCTGGGAGGAGGTGATCATCCACCTGCCCGAGTCGGTGACCCTGGTCTCGCTCTCCGCCACCGTCTCCAACGCCGAGGAGTTCGGCGACTGGCTCGACACCGTGCGCGGCGACACCGAGGTGATCGTCTCCGAGGAGCGGCCGGTCCCGCTGTGGCAACACGTCATGGCCGGCCGGCGGATCTACGACCTCTTCGAGGAGGGGTCCGACCACGGCGGCCGCGGCTCCGCGCGCCGCGAGGTCAACCCCGATCTGCTGCGGATGGCCCGCGAGGAGAACACCAGCCGCTACAACCCGAAGGACCGGCGGCGCGGGAAGATGGTCCGCGAGGCCGACCGCGAGCGCGAGCGGCGCTCGCGCGGCCGGATCTGGACCCCTTCGCGGCCCGAGGTCATCGCCCGACTCGACGGCGACGGGCTGCTGCCCGCCATCAACTTCATCTTCAGCCGGGCCGGCTGCGAGGCCGCCGTTCAGCAGTGCCTGTACGCGGGCCTGCGGCTCAACGAGGACTCGGCGCGCCTGAAGGTGCGCGAGATCGTCGAGGAGCGGACCGCGTCGATCCCCGCCGAGGACCTGCACGTCCTGGGCTACTACGAATGGCTGGAGGGCCTGGAGCGGGGCATCGCCGCGCACCACGCGGGCATGCTGCCCACCTTCAAGGAGGTCGTCGAGGAGCTGTTCGTCCGGGGCCTGGTGAAGGCCGTCTTCGCCACCGAGACCCTGGCGCTGGGCATCAACATGCCCGCGCGCACGGTGATCCTGGAGAAGCTCGTCAAGTGGAACGGCGAGCAGCACGCCGACATCACCCCCGGCGAGTACACGCAGCTCACCGGGCGGGCCGGGCGGCGCGGCATCGACGTCGAGGGCCACGCGGTGGTGCTGTGGCAGCGGGGCATGGACCCGGCGGCCCTGGCCGGGCTCGCGGGTACCCGTACGTATCCGCTGCGCTCCAGCTTCAAGCCCTCCTACAACATGGCCGTGAACCTGGTCCAGCAGTTCGGGCGGCACCGCTCGCGCGAGCTGCTGGAGACCTCCTTCGCGCAGTTCCAGGCCGACCGCTCGGTCGTCGGGATCTCCCGGCAGGTGCAGCGCAACGAGGAGGGCCTGGAGGGCTACCGGGAGGGCATGACCTGCCACCTGGGGAACTTCGAGGAGTACGCGCGGCTGCGCCGCGACCTCAAGGACCGTGAGAACGACCTGGCCAAGCAGGGTGCCGCCCAGCGCCGGGTGCAGGCGGCCTCCTCGCTGGAGAAGCTGAAGCCGGGCGACATCATCCACGTGCCGACCGGCAAGTTCGCCGGGCTCGCGCTGGTCCTGGACCCGGGCGTGCCGGCCGGACGGTCCAACGGGTACCGCGGGCACGAGTACACCGAGGGTCCGCGCCCGCTGGTGCTCACCGTGGAGCGGCAGGTCAAGCGGCTCGCCGCGATCGACTTCCCGGTGCCGGTCGAGGCCATCGAGCGGATGCGCATCCCCAAGACGTTCAACGCGAAGTCCCCGCAGTCCCGTCGGGACCTGGCCTCCCAGCTGCGGACCAAGGCCGGGCACCTGACGGTCGAGCGCCACTCGCGCGGCCGGGCGGCCGCGGCCGACGACCGCGAGATCGCGCGGCTGCGCACCGAGCTGCGGGCGCACCCGTGCCACGGCTGTGACGAGCGCGAGGACCACGCCCGCTGGGCGGAGCGCCACCACCGGCTGCAGCGGGACACCGAGCAGCTGGAGCGGCGCATCGAGGGCCGGACGAACACCATCGCCCGCACTTTCGACCGGATCCACGCGCTGCTGACGGAGTTGGACTACCTGCGCGAGGGTGAGGTGACCCCGCACGGGCGGCGGCTCGCCCGGCTCTACGGAGAGCTCGACCTGCTGGCGTCGGAGTGTCTGCGGGCCGGTGTCTGGGAGGGCCTGAGCCCGGCCGAACTGGCCGCTTGCGTCTCGGCGCTGGTCTTCGAGGCGCGGCAGTCCGACGACGCGGTGGCGCCGAAGGTGCCGGGCGGCGCGGCGAAGGTCGCGCTCGGCGAAATGGTCCGGATCTGGGGCCGGCTCGACGCTCTGGAAGAGGAGCACGGCATCAACCAGGCGGAGGGCGTGGGCCAGCGCGAGCCGGACCTCGGCTTCGCGTGGGCGGCCTACCAGTGGGCCTCCGACCGCGGTCTGGACGAGGTGCTGCGCGAGGCGGAGATGCCGGCCGGCGACTTCGTGCGCTGGTGCAAGCAGGTCATCGACGTGCTGGGACAGGTGGCCGCCGCGGCGCCTTCGTCCGCCGCGCCGCCGTCCTCCGAGGGCGGCAGCTCGGTGGCCCGCAACGCGCGCAAGGCGGTCGACGCGCTCCTGCGGGGTGTGGTGGCCTACAGCTCCGTCGGCTGA
- a CDS encoding diacylglycerol kinase, which produces MSAEITLFVNPTAGRGRGAHAAQPAASALREAGFSVRTVVGADAPDALERLRAAVRGGTGAVVAVGGDGMVSLALQALAGTLVPLGVVAVGTGNDFARAMGLPVRDPARAGALAAEVLKGGRVREIDLGRVDGGTWYGTVLCSGFDSRVNDRGNRMRLPAGRFKYDLAMALELAAFRPFPYRITLDDGPAVETEATLVAVGNGSSYGGGMRICADARPDDGLFDITVVGDCSRATLLKVFPRVYRGTHLGHPKVTVFRAAKVTLEAAGSTAYADGEPLGALPVTAECVPGALRLLA; this is translated from the coding sequence GTGAGTGCTGAGATCACCCTCTTCGTCAATCCCACCGCCGGACGCGGCCGGGGCGCGCACGCCGCGCAGCCGGCCGCTTCCGCGCTCCGGGAGGCGGGTTTTTCCGTACGGACCGTGGTGGGCGCCGATGCCCCCGACGCACTGGAGCGGCTGCGCGCAGCCGTCCGGGGCGGCACCGGCGCGGTCGTCGCGGTCGGCGGCGACGGCATGGTCTCCCTCGCCCTCCAGGCGTTGGCCGGGACCCTGGTCCCGCTCGGCGTGGTCGCGGTGGGCACCGGCAACGACTTCGCGCGGGCGATGGGGCTGCCCGTAAGGGACCCCGCGCGGGCGGGGGCCCTGGCCGCCGAGGTGCTCAAGGGGGGCCGGGTCCGCGAGATCGACCTCGGCCGGGTCGACGGGGGCACCTGGTACGGGACCGTGCTGTGCTCCGGCTTCGACTCGCGGGTCAACGACCGCGGCAACCGGATGCGGCTGCCGGCCGGCCGGTTCAAGTACGACCTGGCGATGGCCCTGGAGCTGGCCGCCTTCAGGCCCTTCCCGTACCGGATCACCCTCGACGACGGGCCGGCCGTCGAGACCGAGGCCACGCTGGTGGCCGTCGGCAACGGCTCCTCCTACGGCGGCGGGATGCGCATCTGCGCCGACGCGCGGCCCGATGACGGACTGTTCGACATCACCGTCGTCGGCGACTGCAGCCGGGCGACCCTGCTGAAGGTCTTCCCGCGGGTCTACAGGGGGACCCATCTCGGCCACCCCAAGGTCACCGTGTTCCGGGCCGCGAAGGTGACCCTGGAGGCGGCCGGCAGTACGGCCTACGCGGACGGCGAGCCGCTGGGAGCGCTGCCGGTGACCGCCGAGTGCGTCCCCGGGGCCCTGCGGCTCCTGGCGTAG
- the tatC gene encoding twin-arginine translocase subunit TatC, translating into MLKSARKQEKTDQKAKDAEGRMPLVEHLRELRNRLLKSVLAILVITVVAAFFYKDLIDFMMKPMLDSVGCTNGVIEQRNGRPCASMTVNGLIAPFSIALKVSLTAGLVLSAPVWLYQLWAFVAPGLHSHEKKYAVAFVAVGAPLFGAGAVLAYNVLPQTAVILLEFTPDNASNLLPVDDYLDLVTRMVIVFGLAFELPLLLILLNFTGVLTAKRLASWWRAMVLGITVFSAFATPTGDPLTMLALAAPIVTLYFVALGVCLFNDRRRARRNPDAGLDDDEASEVDLTPAALGEIEPVAAPGALPGQDDGGRRRINGYDDAT; encoded by the coding sequence TTGCTCAAGTCTGCCCGCAAGCAGGAGAAGACGGACCAGAAGGCAAAGGACGCCGAAGGGCGCATGCCGCTGGTCGAGCACCTGCGTGAGCTGAGAAACCGGCTGCTGAAGTCGGTCCTTGCGATCCTCGTGATCACAGTGGTGGCCGCGTTCTTCTACAAGGACCTCATCGACTTCATGATGAAGCCGATGCTGGACTCCGTCGGATGCACCAACGGCGTGATCGAGCAGCGCAACGGGCGGCCCTGCGCCTCCATGACGGTCAACGGCCTCATCGCGCCGTTCTCGATCGCATTGAAGGTCTCGCTCACCGCCGGTCTCGTGCTCTCCGCGCCGGTGTGGCTGTACCAGCTGTGGGCCTTCGTGGCCCCGGGCCTGCACAGCCACGAGAAGAAGTACGCCGTCGCCTTCGTGGCGGTCGGCGCTCCGCTGTTCGGCGCGGGCGCGGTCCTCGCGTACAACGTGCTGCCGCAGACCGCGGTGATCCTGCTGGAGTTCACCCCGGACAACGCGAGCAACCTGCTGCCGGTCGACGACTACCTCGACCTGGTCACGCGCATGGTCATCGTCTTCGGCCTGGCCTTCGAGCTGCCGCTGCTGCTGATCCTGCTCAACTTCACCGGCGTGCTGACCGCGAAGCGGCTCGCGAGCTGGTGGCGGGCCATGGTGCTGGGCATCACGGTCTTCTCGGCGTTCGCGACCCCCACCGGTGACCCGCTGACCATGCTGGCGCTGGCCGCGCCGATCGTCACCCTGTACTTCGTCGCGCTCGGGGTCTGCCTCTTCAACGACCGCAGGCGGGCACGGCGCAACCCCGATGCCGGCCTCGACGACGACGAGGCCTCCGAGGTGGACCTGACCCCGGCGGCGCTCGGCGAGATCGAGCCCGTGGCCGCCCCCGGCGCCCTGCCCGGTCAGGACGACGGCGGCCGCCGGCGGATCAACGGTTACGACGACGCCACCTGA
- the tatA gene encoding Sec-independent protein translocase subunit TatA encodes MIGNLKPLEILLIVAVIFLLFGAKKLPDMARSLGKSARILKSEAKAMKKEGEAEDAATASSVADQAPQQQAAPRTIQASPGDVTSARPVSEPNHTTKS; translated from the coding sequence ATGATCGGCAACCTGAAGCCCCTCGAGATCCTCCTGATCGTCGCCGTGATCTTCCTGCTGTTCGGTGCCAAGAAGCTTCCCGACATGGCCCGCTCGCTCGGCAAGTCCGCCCGCATCCTCAAGAGCGAGGCGAAGGCGATGAAGAAGGAGGGCGAGGCGGAGGACGCCGCGACCGCCTCTTCCGTCGCCGACCAGGCTCCGCAGCAGCAGGCGGCCCCGCGCACGATCCAGGCCTCGCCCGGTGACGTCACCAGCGCCCGGCCGGTCAGCGAGCCCAACCACACCACCAAGAGCTGA
- a CDS encoding 4'-phosphopantetheinyl transferase superfamily protein: protein MAAPAAPAAPAAAGHRPVLLSALDEVPEDTAPAVAKETLRLSLAALPYVRDHCVYLQPEGWPEDSDRFPVVPMTTMLELAAEAALRHAPPGLAVIGYDQVRALRWLSVEPALDVPVTVRGEGPGRTRVVLGEYADVVVLTGERYEPLPGPDPTPLHDPRPAPVSAEALYRDRWMFHGPRFAGVHEVLAVGSDGIRGVLRALPDPGALLDAAGQLFGHWMQLRLPVDRLVFPATVDRIRFSGPPPAPRELVAATARIREVRDVTVRGDLELRRADGGVWARIDGWTYRRFGADERVWPMKFTPEVCGIGEPQPAGWCLARRRWTDPASQELVMRRYLGAAERAVYERLAPRARAPWLLGRIAAKDALRQLLWNDGAGPVFPAEVAVGNDPAGRPLAEGDLAAGIRLTIAHKDRIAVALAHRDQPVGIDVEPVTADPDALIRIALTPEELALAEGLAACEGTGLPAALTALWCAKEAAAKAAGTGLGGRPRAWRADGDPGSGRLRVLSPDGQPYPIRTTLLADAPLDHVVAWTERPAEQSPRPFHLTETSHGS, encoded by the coding sequence ATGGCTGCCCCGGCCGCCCCGGCCGCCCCGGCCGCCGCCGGACACCGGCCGGTCCTGCTCAGCGCCCTGGACGAGGTGCCCGAGGACACCGCTCCGGCCGTCGCGAAGGAGACCCTGCGGCTCTCGCTGGCCGCGCTGCCCTACGTACGGGACCACTGCGTGTACCTGCAGCCCGAGGGGTGGCCCGAGGACTCCGACCGGTTCCCCGTCGTACCCATGACGACCATGCTGGAGCTGGCGGCCGAGGCCGCGCTGCGGCACGCCCCGCCCGGCCTCGCGGTCATCGGCTACGACCAGGTGCGGGCCCTGCGGTGGCTCTCCGTCGAACCGGCCCTCGACGTGCCGGTCACCGTGCGCGGCGAGGGGCCCGGCCGGACCCGCGTCGTCCTCGGGGAGTACGCCGACGTGGTCGTGCTCACCGGCGAGCGGTACGAGCCGCTGCCCGGGCCCGATCCCACCCCCCTGCACGATCCGCGGCCGGCCCCCGTCAGTGCCGAGGCGCTCTACCGGGACCGGTGGATGTTCCACGGCCCGCGCTTCGCCGGGGTGCACGAGGTGCTCGCCGTCGGCTCGGACGGGATCCGCGGGGTGCTGCGGGCCCTGCCCGACCCGGGGGCGCTGCTCGACGCCGCCGGGCAGCTGTTCGGGCACTGGATGCAGCTGCGGCTCCCGGTGGACCGGCTGGTGTTCCCGGCCACCGTGGACCGCATCCGCTTCTCCGGCCCCCCGCCCGCCCCGCGGGAGCTCGTGGCCGCCACGGCCCGGATCCGCGAGGTGCGCGACGTCACCGTGCGCGGCGACCTGGAGCTGCGCCGGGCCGACGGCGGGGTGTGGGCCCGGATCGACGGCTGGACGTACCGCCGCTTCGGCGCCGACGAACGGGTCTGGCCGATGAAGTTCACCCCGGAGGTGTGCGGCATCGGCGAACCCCAGCCCGCCGGCTGGTGCCTGGCCCGGCGCCGCTGGACCGACCCCGCCTCGCAGGAGCTGGTCATGCGCCGCTACCTCGGAGCCGCCGAGCGCGCGGTGTACGAGCGGCTGGCGCCGCGTGCCCGGGCGCCCTGGCTGCTGGGCCGGATCGCCGCCAAGGACGCGCTGCGGCAACTGCTGTGGAACGACGGAGCCGGCCCGGTCTTCCCGGCGGAGGTGGCCGTCGGCAACGACCCGGCGGGCCGCCCGCTCGCCGAGGGCGACCTGGCCGCGGGAATCCGGCTGACGATCGCGCACAAGGACCGGATCGCGGTCGCGCTGGCCCACCGCGACCAGCCGGTCGGCATCGACGTGGAGCCGGTGACCGCCGATCCGGACGCGCTGATCCGCATCGCGCTGACACCGGAGGAACTCGCCCTCGCCGAAGGGCTGGCGGCCTGCGAGGGCACCGGCCTGCCGGCCGCCCTCACGGCGCTGTGGTGCGCCAAGGAGGCCGCGGCCAAGGCGGCGGGGACCGGGCTCGGCGGCCGCCCCCGTGCCTGGCGGGCGGACGGCGACCCGGGCTCCGGCCGGCTGCGCGTGCTGTCCCCCGACGGGCAGCCGTACCCGATCCGCACCACCCTGCTCGCGGACGCGCCGCTCGACCACGTCGTCGCCTGGACCGAGCGTCCCGCGGAACAGTCCCCCCGTCCCTTCCACCTCACGGAGACCAGTCATGGCAGCTGA
- a CDS encoding acyl carrier protein, whose amino-acid sequence MAADILAEITGMLVEIVGDEFLLADEVTMKTTFNEDLALESIEFVALAELLHHRYGAEVDLMGFLSEKDMDAILAMSVGELVTHIGWITHASLARVSAGPAAAPASDG is encoded by the coding sequence ATGGCAGCTGACATCCTCGCCGAGATCACCGGCATGCTCGTGGAGATCGTCGGTGACGAGTTCCTCCTCGCGGACGAGGTCACGATGAAGACGACGTTCAACGAGGACCTCGCCCTGGAGAGCATCGAGTTCGTCGCCCTCGCCGAGCTGCTCCACCACCGCTACGGAGCCGAGGTCGACCTGATGGGCTTCCTGTCCGAGAAGGACATGGACGCCATCCTCGCCATGTCGGTCGGCGAACTCGTCACGCACATAGGCTGGATCACGCACGCCTCCCTCGCCCGCGTCTCGGCCGGCCCGGCCGCCGCGCCCGCATCGGACGGCTGA
- a CDS encoding alpha/beta hydrolase: MALVQADSVRFHVQQLPAGTDAGPDRPVVVFLHGLVVDNLSSFYCPLAVPAARAGHEVVLYDLRGHGRSERPATGYDSGTAVGDLFALLGELGLGRRPVHLVGNSHGGTLALHAALARPDRVTGLTLLEPPLSGTWVENMVDTLSAAALSLEDSPVPAELLTLRLRKAANLTAIADDLLNRTTLIDDIAASRTFTPADYAALRCPVLIVCGEHSELVPGARELARHAPRVTAIEILPGLGHDVLKESSGALRAAVLAHLDAVAATALTAPTAPVTATAPAAPVAPTAPAEELRRTGVLVP, from the coding sequence ATGGCCCTCGTCCAGGCGGACTCCGTCCGCTTCCACGTCCAACAGCTCCCGGCCGGCACGGACGCCGGCCCCGACCGTCCCGTGGTGGTGTTCCTGCACGGACTGGTCGTCGACAACCTGTCCTCCTTCTACTGCCCCCTGGCCGTCCCGGCGGCCCGGGCCGGACACGAGGTCGTCCTCTACGACCTGCGCGGCCACGGCCGCAGCGAACGGCCGGCCACCGGCTACGACAGCGGCACCGCCGTGGGGGACCTGTTCGCACTGCTCGGCGAGCTCGGCCTCGGGCGGCGCCCCGTGCACCTGGTCGGCAACAGCCACGGCGGCACCCTCGCCCTGCACGCCGCCCTCGCCCGGCCCGACCGCGTCACCGGGCTCACCCTGCTCGAACCCCCGCTCAGCGGAACCTGGGTGGAGAACATGGTGGACACCCTGTCGGCGGCCGCCCTCAGCCTCGAGGACAGCCCGGTCCCCGCCGAACTGCTCACCCTGCGGCTGCGCAAGGCCGCGAACCTCACCGCGATCGCCGACGACCTGCTCAACCGCACCACGCTCATCGACGACATCGCGGCGAGCCGCACCTTCACCCCGGCCGACTACGCCGCACTGCGCTGCCCGGTCCTCATCGTCTGCGGCGAGCACTCCGAACTCGTCCCGGGCGCGCGGGAACTGGCCCGCCACGCCCCGCGCGTCACCGCGATCGAGATCCTGCCGGGCCTGGGCCACGACGTGCTGAAGGAGAGCAGCGGGGCGCTGAGAGCGGCCGTGCTCGCCCATCTCGACGCGGTGGCCGCGACGGCCCTGACCGCCCCGACGGCTCCGGTCACCGCGACGGCTCCGGCCGCTCCGGTCGCTCCGACCGCTCCGGCCGAGGAGCTCCGGCGGACGGGGGTGCTGGTCCCGTGA